DNA from Fusobacterium sp. IOR10:
TTTAAAAAAGTAACTCCTGAAGATTTAATTAAACAGGGAATAATTCCTGAATTAGTTGGAAGACTACCCCTTGTAACAACACTTCAAAATTTAGATGAGGAAGCATTATTAAAAATATTAGTTGAGCCTAAAAATGCAATAATAAAACAATATAAAAAATTCTTTCAAATGGAAGACATAGAATTAGAAGTCACTGAGGAAGCATTAAAAGAAATTGCAAAAAGAGCACTAGACAGAAAAATAGGTGCTAGGGGATTAAGAGCTATTATAGAAAGAACAATGATAGATTTAATGTATGAAATTCCATCAAAAAAAGATGAAAATATAAAAAAAGTTATAGTTGATAAAGATTCTTTAGACAATTATAAGAAAGTAAAATTAATAAAAAGGGAGGAATAGCAAATGAGCAATAGGATAGCGTTTTTACCTACAAGAGACTTAATCGCATTTCCAGGAGCAGTTCGTCCATTATATGTGGGAAGAGAAAAAAGTCTAAAAACAATAAAAAAATTAATTAAAAAGGGTGAAACTAAATTATTATTGGTTTCCCAAAAAAAGATGGAACAAGAAAATCCCTCTTTTCCAGAAGACGTATATCAAGTGGGTGTTATAGCTAATATATTACAAGAAATTACAATGCCAAACGAAACTGTTAAATTATTAATAGAGGTTGAAAAAAAAGTCATTGTTGAAAATATAAAGGATGAAGATGGTGATGTAACTGCTGAATATACAGTAGTTGAACCAGATACTAATTATGATAAAGAGACAATGGCCTTGTATAGGAAAATTGTTTCTAAATTTGAAGACTATATAGATATAGAAAGAAATTTATCAAAGGAAGTTTTAATAAGCTTAGAAGGAAGTACTAATGTTGAAGCTAATTTTGACTTAATTTGTAATAATTTAAAAATAGAAAATAAAAAGAAACAATTACTTTTGGAAAAATTTAATGCAAAAGAAAGAGGTTTTTACTTATTAGAAATTTTATTAAATGAAATGGAAATGTTAAGAATTGAAACTAATGTGGAAGAAAAAGTAAGAAAAAAAATAGATGCAGCTCAAAAAGCATATTATATAAAAGAAAAAATAAATGCCCTTAAGGATGAACTTGGAGGGGAAGAAGAAATTAGTCAAGAGGATGACGAAATTTTAAAAAGGCTTGAAAAAGCTAAACTCCCTGTAGAAGTAAGAAAAAAAATAGAAGCAGAATTAAAAAAAGTTTCTAAAATGCCATCTTTTTCTGCAGAAGCTTCAGTTTCTAGAAATTATATAGATGTTCTTCTTGATTTACCTTGGGGAAAATCAACAAAGGATCATTTGGATATAGTGAAGGCTAACAGAATATTAGAAAGAGATCATTATGGATTGAAAGAAGTTAAAAATAAAGTACTAGACTATTTAGCTGTAAAAAAACTTAATCCAAAAATGAAGGGAACAATACTTTGCTTAGTTGGCCCTCCAGGGGTTGGAAAAACATCAATTGCAAAGTCAGTGGCAGATGCAATGGGTAGAAAATTTGTAAGAGTATCCCTAGGTGGAGTAAGAGATGAAGCTGAAATAAGAGGACATAGAAGAACTTACATAGGTTCTATGCCTGGAAGAATAATGAAGGCTATGAAAATAGCAGGAACTAAAAATCCATTAATATTATTAGATGAACTTGATAAAATGGCAAGTGATTTTAAAGGAGATCCAGCTTCAGCAATGCTTGAAGTTTTAGACCCAGAGCAAAACATTCATTTTGAAGATCATTATGTGGATTATCCATTTGATTTATCAGATGTCTTTTTCCTTGGAACAGCAAATGATTTAAGAAACATACCAAGACCATTAATAGATAGAATGGAGATAGTTTCAATTTCTTCATACACTGAATTTGAAAAATTAAATATAGCTAAAAAATATATAGTAAAGAAACTTCAAAAAGAAAATGGTTTGGAAAAGATAAAAATTAATATTTCAGATAAAGTTATATTAAAAATAATAAATGAATATACAAGGGAAGCAGGAGTTAGAAATTTAAAAAGAGAAATTAATAACTTATTTAGAAAATTAGCTAGAAAAGTTATTAATGAAAAAGTAGATAAAATAAGTGTTACAGTTACAAATTTAGAAAAATATTTAGGAAAACCTAAGTTTAGGTTAGAAAAATTAAAGGAAAAACAAAGCAAAGTTGGTATTGTCAATGGACTTGCTTGGACATCAGTTGGTGGAGTAACTCTAGAAGTTCAAGGGGTATTAATTCCTGGAAAAGGAAATATAACATTAACAGGTACACTTGGAGATGTAATGAAAGAATCTGCACAAGTTGCATTTACTTATGTTAAATCTAATTTTGAAAAATATAATATAAAATCTGAAGATTTTTTACAAAAGAAAAATATTCATCTTCATTTTCCAGAAGGTGCAACTCCAAAAGATGGTCCTTCTGCAGGGATTACAATAGTAACAGCTATTTTGTCTGTTCTTACAGGTAGAAAAATAAGACAAGATGTTGCAATGACAGGGGAAGTAACAATAACAGGAGAAGTTCTTGCTATTGGTGGAGTTAAAGAAAAAGTTATAGGGGCTCATAGAGCTGGAATAAGAGAAGTTATTCTTCCTGACGATAATAGAGTTGATGTGGATGAAATACCTCAAGAAGTTTTGAAAGAAATGAAAATTAATTTCGCTAAAACTTATGACGATGTGGAAAAAATTGTTTTTGAAAACAATTAATAAAGAAAAAGTTAGGAGATATTATGCAAATAAAACAGGCAGATTTTGTAAAATCAGCAGTTTATGATAAGGATTATCCAGAAGAATTAGGGGGAATAGAATTTGCCTTTGTTGGGAGATCCAATGTTGGAAAATCATCTTTAATAAATAGTATAACAGGAAGAAAAAAATTAGCAAGAACAAGTAAAACTCCAGGTAGAACACAACTTATTAATTATTTTATAATGAATAATGAATTTTACTTTGTTGATTTACCAGGGTATGGTTTTGCAAAAGTACCTAAAGCGGTTAAAGCTGAATGGGGAACAACTATGGAAAGATATTTATCTAGTCCTAGGAAAAAATTAGTATTTGTTCTTTTGGATATTAGAAGAGTTCCAAGTGGAGAAGATTTGGAAATGTTAAATTGGCTAGAGCATTTTGAAACACCATTTAAAATTATTTTCACAAAAATGGATAAGGTTTCAAATAATGTTAAAAGCAAATGTTTAAAAGCTATTAAAACTAAATTAGAATTTGATCATGATGATGTATTTTTTCATTCTTCACTAAAAAATACAGGAAAACAAGAAATATTAGATTATGTTGGAAAAGTAGTTGACAAATATAGAGTAGAAAACAATTAAAATTTGGAGGTAGGAGTAATGAAAGAATTAGAAAAGGTATATTCTCCTAAAGAAATAGAAAAAAAGTGGTATAAAATTTGGGAGGATTCTAAATATTTTGCAGCAACTATGGATGAAAAAAAGAATAATTATTCTATAATGATTCCACCACCAAATGTAACAGGAATACTACATATGGGGCATATTTTAAATAATAGTATTCAAGATACATTAATAAGATTTAAGAGAATGTCAGAATACAATACTTTGTGGATGCCTGGAATGGACCATGCTGGAATAGCTACACAAAATAAAGTTGAAAGAAAACTAGCAGATGAAGGATTGACAAAGGAAGATTTAGGAAGAGAAAAATTTATAGAAGAAACATGGAAATGGAAAGAAAAACATGGTGGGATAATAACTTCTCAACTTAGAAAAATAGGAGCTTCTCTTGATTGGGATAGGGAAAGATTCACTATGGACGAAGGACTTTCAGAATCTGTAAAGGATATATTTATCAAACTATACAATGATGGTTTAATTTATCAAGGTGAATATATGGTAAATTGGTGCCCAAGATGTGGAACTGCAATTGCAGATGATGAAGTGGAATTTGAAGATATAGATGGTGGATTTTGGTATGTTAATTATTCAGTTAAAGGAACAGATGAAAAATTAACAATAGCAACTACAAGACCTGAAACAATGTTAGGGGATGTGGCTATAGCAGTTCACCCAGATGACGAGAGATATAAGCATTTAGTTGGTAAAAAAGCAATACTTCCATTAGTTGGTAGAGAAATAGAAATAGTTGCAGATTCATATGTAGATATGGAATTTGGAACAGGAGCCTTGAAAATAACTCCAGCTCATGATCCCAATGACTTTGCAATTGGAGAAAAATTTAATCTTCCAATTATCAATGTATTTACAAAGGATGCTAAAATAGCTGAAGGATATAAGTATTCTGGAATGGATAGATTTGAAGCTAGAGATAAAATAGTTGAAGATTTAAAAGCAGAGGGATATTTAGTAAAATTTGAAGCTAGATCTCATAATGTAGGTACATGTTATAGATGTAAAACTGTAATAGAACCTAGAGTATCTAAACAATGGTTTGTAAAAATGAAACCTCTTGCAGAAAAGGCATTGGAAGTAGTTAGAAATGGCGAAGTAAAAATAATGCCAAAAAGATGGGAAAAGGTATATTATAACTGGCTTGATAATATAAGAGATTGGTGCATTTCAAGACAAATTTGGTGGGGACATAGAATACCTGCTTGGTATGGACCAGATAAAAAAATGTTTGTTGCTCATGACGAAGCAGAAGCCTATGCACAAGCTAAAGAATTTTATGGTAAGGATGTGAAATTAGAACAAGAAACAGATGTTTTAGATACT
Protein-coding regions in this window:
- the yihA gene encoding ribosome biogenesis GTP-binding protein YihA/YsxC, producing MQIKQADFVKSAVYDKDYPEELGGIEFAFVGRSNVGKSSLINSITGRKKLARTSKTPGRTQLINYFIMNNEFYFVDLPGYGFAKVPKAVKAEWGTTMERYLSSPRKKLVFVLLDIRRVPSGEDLEMLNWLEHFETPFKIIFTKMDKVSNNVKSKCLKAIKTKLEFDHDDVFFHSSLKNTGKQEILDYVGKVVDKYRVENN
- a CDS encoding valine--tRNA ligase; protein product: MKELEKVYSPKEIEKKWYKIWEDSKYFAATMDEKKNNYSIMIPPPNVTGILHMGHILNNSIQDTLIRFKRMSEYNTLWMPGMDHAGIATQNKVERKLADEGLTKEDLGREKFIEETWKWKEKHGGIITSQLRKIGASLDWDRERFTMDEGLSESVKDIFIKLYNDGLIYQGEYMVNWCPRCGTAIADDEVEFEDIDGGFWYVNYSVKGTDEKLTIATTRPETMLGDVAIAVHPDDERYKHLVGKKAILPLVGREIEIVADSYVDMEFGTGALKITPAHDPNDFAIGEKFNLPIINVFTKDAKIAEGYKYSGMDRFEARDKIVEDLKAEGYLVKFEARSHNVGTCYRCKTVIEPRVSKQWFVKMKPLAEKALEVVRNGEVKIMPKRWEKVYYNWLDNIRDWCISRQIWWGHRIPAWYGPDKKMFVAHDEAEAYAQAKEFYGKDVKLEQETDVLDTWFSSALWPFSTLGWPNKTKELELFYPTSTLVTGADILFFWVARMIMFGEYTQGEIPFHNVYLHGIVRDDLGRKMSKSLGNSPNPLDLIDKYGADAIRFTMLYNTSQGQDVHFSEKLIEMGRNFSNKIWNVSRFVIMNLEGFDVTKVKAEELKYELVDEWIFSRLNATAKEVADKLDKFQLDEAAKSVYEFLRGDFCDWYVELAKIRLYNSDDKDQKITAQYVLWSILEAGMRLLHPFMPFITEEIWQKIKTNGETIMLEKYPVCDDSQVNKDVEKSFAYIQGIVSSLRNIRAEASISPAKLAKVVIKTSDDNELKTIEDNYMFITKLCNLEELNYGKEIEKPAQSGFRVNMNSEVYMILTGLLDVESEIKKLESHLSKVEKELEKINKKLSNEKFLAKAPENILERDRRIQREYQDKFNKLSENIKELRNN
- the lon gene encoding endopeptidase La — its product is MSNRIAFLPTRDLIAFPGAVRPLYVGREKSLKTIKKLIKKGETKLLLVSQKKMEQENPSFPEDVYQVGVIANILQEITMPNETVKLLIEVEKKVIVENIKDEDGDVTAEYTVVEPDTNYDKETMALYRKIVSKFEDYIDIERNLSKEVLISLEGSTNVEANFDLICNNLKIENKKKQLLLEKFNAKERGFYLLEILLNEMEMLRIETNVEEKVRKKIDAAQKAYYIKEKINALKDELGGEEEISQEDDEILKRLEKAKLPVEVRKKIEAELKKVSKMPSFSAEASVSRNYIDVLLDLPWGKSTKDHLDIVKANRILERDHYGLKEVKNKVLDYLAVKKLNPKMKGTILCLVGPPGVGKTSIAKSVADAMGRKFVRVSLGGVRDEAEIRGHRRTYIGSMPGRIMKAMKIAGTKNPLILLDELDKMASDFKGDPASAMLEVLDPEQNIHFEDHYVDYPFDLSDVFFLGTANDLRNIPRPLIDRMEIVSISSYTEFEKLNIAKKYIVKKLQKENGLEKIKINISDKVILKIINEYTREAGVRNLKREINNLFRKLARKVINEKVDKISVTVTNLEKYLGKPKFRLEKLKEKQSKVGIVNGLAWTSVGGVTLEVQGVLIPGKGNITLTGTLGDVMKESAQVAFTYVKSNFEKYNIKSEDFLQKKNIHLHFPEGATPKDGPSAGITIVTAILSVLTGRKIRQDVAMTGEVTITGEVLAIGGVKEKVIGAHRAGIREVILPDDNRVDVDEIPQEVLKEMKINFAKTYDDVEKIVFENN